A genomic region of Nymphaea colorata isolate Beijing-Zhang1983 chromosome 2, ASM883128v2, whole genome shotgun sequence contains the following coding sequences:
- the LOC116246791 gene encoding ras-related protein RABB1c translates to MSYAYLFKYIIIGDTGVGKSCLLLQFTDKRFQPVHDLTIGVEFGARMITVDNKPIKLQIWDTAGQESFRSITRSYYRGAAGALLVYDITRRETFNHLASWLEDARQHANANMTIMLIGNKCDLAHRRAVSTEEGEQFAKEHGLIFMEASAKTAQNVEEAFISTAATIYKKIQDGVFDVSNESYGIKVGYGAGVPAGGRDGTVTQGGGCCG, encoded by the exons ATGTCATATGCATACCTATTCAAGTATATAATCATCGGAGATACAG GTGTAGGCAAGTCATGCCTTCTTCTGCAATTTACGGACAAGCGATTCCAACCAGTGCATGACTTGACGATTGGTGTTGAGTTTGGTGCTCGGATGATAACAGTTGACAACAAGCCAATCAAGCTCCAGATATGGGACACG GCTGGGCAAGAATCTTTCAGGTCAATTACTAGATCTTATTATAGGGGAGCAGCTGGTGCATTATTGGTCTATGATATTACAAG GAGGGAGACTTTTAATCATCTGGCAAGTTGGTTGGAGGATGCAAGGCAGCACGCAAATGCCAACATGACAATCATGCTAATAGGTAATAAATGTGACCTTGCCCATAGAAGAGCTGTCAGCACTGAAGAAGGTGAACAATTTGCAAAGGAGCATGGCTTGATATTTATGGAGGCATCAGCAAAAACTGCTCAGAATGTAGAGGAG GCTTTCATAAGTACAGCAGCCACCATCTACAAAAAGATACAGGATGGCGTCTTTGATGTCTCCAATGAG TCTTATGGAATTAAAGTCGGATATGGAGCAGGAGTTCCCGCTGGTGGGAGAGATGGCACGGTCACGCAAGGAGGAGGCTGCTGTGGTTGA